A single window of uncultured Pseudodesulfovibrio sp. DNA harbors:
- a CDS encoding MarC family protein, which yields MTNLFISLYIKLFFLLTPFFVLSVFLSFIEDMDVIEQRKLAIRVTISVLVIVLILYFAGNPIFSTLGITLDGFRVGAGSLLFLSAVSLVSGKRSRPEPEDDTDVAVVPLAIPITVGPATIGTLLILGAELGGATEQIIGAASLVAACLTVGLMLFVAPALKRVIGSMGLAVLTKITGLILSAMAAQIVFTGVANFLS from the coding sequence GTGACCAACCTCTTCATCTCCCTTTATATCAAGCTGTTTTTCCTGCTGACGCCTTTTTTCGTTTTGTCAGTATTCCTGTCATTCATCGAAGACATGGACGTAATTGAGCAACGGAAACTGGCAATACGAGTAACCATTTCCGTCCTGGTTATTGTCCTGATACTCTATTTTGCCGGGAACCCCATCTTTTCGACATTGGGCATTACGCTGGATGGATTCCGCGTAGGAGCGGGAAGTTTGCTGTTCCTGTCTGCCGTGTCATTGGTCTCCGGCAAACGTTCCCGACCGGAACCGGAAGACGATACCGATGTGGCAGTGGTCCCCTTGGCTATCCCCATCACCGTGGGACCAGCGACCATTGGTACACTGCTTATTCTTGGCGCGGAACTTGGCGGAGCCACGGAACAGATTATCGGAGCAGCTTCTTTGGTTGCAGCCTGCCTGACCGTGGGCCTGATGCTCTTTGTCGCTCCGGCCCTGAAACGGGTCATCGGTTCCATGGGGCTCGCAGTTCTGACCAAAATAACCGGCCTGATCCTATCGGCTATGGCCGCTCAAATCGTGTTTACAGGCGTGGCCAACTTCCTGTCATAA
- a CDS encoding transporter substrate-binding domain-containing protein: protein MRYFISLILTLLMVCPAIAGQTMLFAMGADDTKAAMGILAILKAAYSKMGITVEGKILPANRALVDSNTGFTDGELCRIADIESEHPNLIRIPVPVMTVEIMAYTVDNTFPIKGWKSFEKRRIGIKAGIRYTEMQTHGMPNVLRSTNHDTLFKLLAANRLDVVIATRSIHPAQGGKEYIETFYIHEPPLAKLQLYHYLHKKHAELVQPITDILSRMYENGKMDEIRNNAVQTKE, encoded by the coding sequence ATGAGGTATTTCATATCACTGATACTCACCCTGCTCATGGTCTGTCCGGCAATAGCAGGACAGACCATGCTTTTTGCCATGGGAGCCGACGATACCAAAGCTGCCATGGGCATACTCGCCATCCTCAAAGCAGCATACTCAAAAATGGGTATAACGGTTGAAGGCAAAATACTTCCTGCAAACCGAGCACTGGTTGACTCCAACACCGGCTTTACTGATGGAGAATTGTGCCGAATCGCCGACATTGAGTCAGAGCACCCGAATCTCATTCGTATTCCCGTACCAGTCATGACTGTTGAAATCATGGCCTACACTGTTGACAACACCTTCCCGATCAAGGGGTGGAAAAGTTTTGAAAAACGACGAATCGGCATCAAGGCAGGCATCAGATACACAGAGATGCAGACGCATGGAATGCCAAACGTTCTCCGTTCAACAAATCACGACACCCTGTTTAAACTGCTTGCCGCTAATCGGCTTGATGTCGTTATTGCTACGCGAAGCATCCACCCCGCCCAAGGTGGAAAGGAATACATCGAAACATTTTACATCCATGAACCGCCACTTGCAAAGCTGCAACTCTACCACTATCTCCATAAAAAGCATGCTGAATTAGTCCAACCCATTACAGATATCCTTTCTCGCATGTACGAGAACGGAAAAATGGACGAGATACGAAACAATGCCGTGCAGACAAAAGAATAG
- a CDS encoding acyl-ACP thioesterase domain-containing protein yields the protein MTSSNDLTLEHQYNIRSYEPRTDGRISISSVCNYLQDIASRHADSLGFGLRDLRQNGHFWVLARLHVMMDRMPEFGEQVSVRTWPSENERLVALRDFLIHDTDTLIGRATSSWATINVETHRPDKPGSVLNERFIPKRDHSIVFSSKAVTRLKQGEYTVEIMARKADTDINGHVNNVKYIEYCMEAVPLEWDNAHRCMGLDIQFRTESFAGETYQANCTQGEPDNNMDTFMHSLTRLSDNREIVRMKTWWKQA from the coding sequence ATGACATCATCCAACGACCTCACTCTTGAGCACCAGTACAACATACGCTCTTACGAACCCCGCACAGATGGCCGTATATCCATTTCATCCGTGTGTAATTATCTACAGGATATAGCCTCTCGCCATGCCGACTCGCTTGGATTCGGGTTGCGCGATCTCCGCCAAAATGGTCATTTCTGGGTATTGGCTCGACTCCATGTCATGATGGATCGGATGCCTGAATTTGGAGAACAGGTCAGCGTACGAACATGGCCCTCAGAAAACGAACGACTGGTAGCCCTTCGAGACTTCCTCATTCACGATACTGACACTCTCATAGGACGAGCCACCTCTTCCTGGGCCACCATCAATGTCGAGACACACCGCCCGGACAAACCCGGTTCTGTGCTCAACGAACGGTTCATCCCAAAACGTGACCACTCCATTGTCTTTTCATCCAAGGCCGTCACCCGCCTCAAACAAGGTGAGTATACCGTGGAAATCATGGCCCGCAAGGCCGATACAGACATCAATGGTCATGTAAACAACGTAAAATATATTGAATATTGTATGGAAGCCGTGCCACTAGAATGGGACAATGCACACAGGTGCATGGGACTGGACATTCAATTCAGAACCGAGTCCTTTGCTGGTGAAACGTATCAGGCGAACTGCACTCAGGGTGAACCCGACAACAACATGGATACCTTCATGCATTCCCTGACACGCCTTTCAGACAACCGAGAAATAGTCCGCATGAAAACATGGTGGAAACAGGCATGA
- a CDS encoding GNAT family N-acetyltransferase, which produces MSDDIKLRFDTTGVDWAVAATVLERAPLSTREPHKIQTAFENSDLICFAWHDNELVGMARALSDGVYQSVIYDLCILPEHQDKGLGSRIMKALTKRLNTPSVVLWSVPGKEGFYARLGFNPMLTAMALVEDPERTAKNGYIQL; this is translated from the coding sequence ATGAGCGATGATATAAAACTACGATTTGACACGACCGGCGTGGACTGGGCTGTGGCCGCCACCGTTTTGGAACGAGCACCTCTTAGCACTCGTGAACCACACAAAATACAAACAGCTTTTGAAAACAGTGATCTGATTTGCTTTGCATGGCACGATAATGAACTCGTGGGGATGGCTCGCGCCCTGTCAGATGGAGTATATCAATCAGTTATCTATGACCTGTGCATTTTACCAGAGCATCAGGACAAAGGTTTGGGAAGTCGCATAATGAAAGCACTGACCAAACGGCTGAACACCCCCAGCGTGGTTCTATGGAGCGTTCCGGGCAAAGAAGGATTCTACGCACGACTTGGTTTCAACCCTATGCTTACCGCCATGGCTCTCGTCGAAGACCCTGAACGGACTGCAAAAAACGGGTATATTCAACTTTAG
- a CDS encoding transporter substrate-binding domain-containing protein gives MLNLSIGVLFLLLAVPTPSAAKLKPKLIVTHDSNYEPLVYINAQGLPQGYLIDFWKHFGEVNNIDIRFKLGDWQETLDWVRTGQADVHGGLFYTEKRNEYLDFGEPITNLSAAIYIAKGLNWDDITRLPIGVVAGGYTEHFMQHSWPSRPIRPFPQAKDMIKAAVDGDIKAFVADQPIAVFYLRKFKAQNQFLKYQDAYKNTLRVATADGRNDLRALVQNGWKRLDAKRLNYIRSKWFLELESDKGWALTGILMVAVVMFIGLLCRILGRRYTPPEE, from the coding sequence ATGCTTAATTTATCGATAGGCGTACTCTTTCTGCTTCTGGCGGTACCAACCCCTTCTGCGGCAAAACTAAAACCAAAATTGATCGTAACACACGACTCAAACTACGAACCTTTGGTCTACATAAACGCACAGGGCCTTCCACAAGGATATTTAATCGATTTCTGGAAACATTTCGGTGAAGTCAACAACATCGATATCCGCTTCAAATTAGGTGACTGGCAAGAAACTCTGGACTGGGTGCGTACAGGTCAAGCAGATGTCCACGGAGGGCTCTTCTACACCGAAAAACGAAATGAATATCTTGACTTCGGGGAGCCGATCACCAATCTCTCGGCAGCCATCTATATTGCCAAGGGGCTAAATTGGGATGATATCACAAGATTACCAATCGGTGTTGTCGCTGGTGGATACACTGAACATTTCATGCAGCATTCATGGCCAAGCCGCCCCATACGACCGTTCCCGCAGGCCAAAGACATGATCAAGGCCGCCGTCGACGGGGACATCAAAGCCTTTGTCGCCGACCAACCCATCGCAGTCTTCTACTTACGAAAATTCAAGGCCCAAAACCAGTTCCTCAAATATCAAGACGCATACAAAAACACTCTGAGGGTGGCCACAGCCGATGGTCGAAATGACCTGCGCGCCTTAGTGCAAAATGGATGGAAACGGCTGGATGCGAAAAGACTCAACTACATTCGCAGTAAATGGTTTCTGGAATTGGAGTCCGACAAAGGGTGGGCCTTGACCGGCATACTCATGGTTGCAGTGGTTATGTTCATAGGCTTACTTTGTCGCATTCTTGGCCGACGATATACTCCACCCGAAGAATAA
- a CDS encoding HD domain-containing phosphohydrolase, producing the protein MTDFLATDTFEETYLQISSTILESFPKFRPPVDLYVFDPSVEQIKKFHRAEARLATDGQAEAALIATEGRLFLLRDDYRIYASHLSKRLGLLLVEEGFSPVEVAEIFFLAFRDRMEQFFEQPQKGMLELLVKDISVLAEYLWIDPSRVEFLTQTLDKEYSLAVHSTNSMFIGLTLHVHAAGRAVEKDGLARVALGLLLHDLGMTQVPRFIRDKQQFLVRRDRESIENHIDAGLKMLQRLKIADPIVLECMRQHHERNDGSGYPDRRFGKDISMAGKLCAVADSFSAMIGVRPYRSSKDVAEAAIALIKDKKKYEPTLIKLLGEALAEGGWMDGAKALV; encoded by the coding sequence ATGACGGATTTTTTGGCGACTGACACTTTTGAAGAGACCTATCTGCAAATCAGCTCTACTATTCTGGAAAGTTTTCCAAAATTTCGCCCGCCAGTGGATTTGTATGTATTTGATCCTTCAGTGGAGCAGATAAAGAAGTTTCACAGGGCCGAAGCTCGTTTGGCCACGGATGGACAGGCGGAAGCCGCACTAATCGCCACAGAAGGGCGTCTTTTTTTACTCAGGGATGATTACAGAATCTATGCCAGCCATTTGAGCAAGCGCCTTGGCTTGTTGTTGGTAGAGGAAGGTTTTAGTCCCGTGGAAGTGGCAGAAATCTTTTTTCTCGCCTTTCGAGATCGTATGGAACAGTTTTTTGAGCAACCGCAAAAAGGTATGCTTGAGTTATTGGTTAAGGATATTTCCGTATTGGCTGAATACCTTTGGATAGATCCTAGCCGGGTTGAATTTTTAACTCAGACTCTGGATAAAGAGTATAGTCTGGCTGTTCACTCAACCAACTCGATGTTTATCGGGTTGACCTTGCATGTTCATGCCGCAGGACGGGCTGTAGAGAAGGACGGTTTGGCTCGTGTCGCTCTCGGATTACTTCTGCATGATCTTGGAATGACGCAAGTGCCTCGTTTTATAAGAGATAAGCAACAGTTTTTGGTACGGCGGGATCGGGAGTCCATTGAGAATCATATCGATGCCGGATTGAAAATGTTGCAACGGCTTAAAATTGCTGATCCAATTGTGTTGGAGTGTATGCGCCAACATCATGAACGCAATGACGGCTCCGGCTATCCCGACCGGCGTTTTGGCAAGGATATTTCCATGGCCGGAAAGCTTTGTGCTGTGGCGGATTCCTTTTCCGCCATGATAGGCGTTCGTCCTTATCGATCGTCCAAAGATGTGGCCGAAGCAGCCATTGCCTTGATTAAGGACAAGAAGAAGTACGAACCGACCCTGATTAAGCTTCTCGGTGAAGCTTTGGCTGAAGGGGGCTGGATGGATGGAGCTAAGGCGTTGGTATAG
- a CDS encoding tetratricopeptide repeat protein — protein MKGSIALLLVLIVLGMAGCAKVVGPYYLEQEKYADGIEILGEHLQENPDDASSAYYVGRYYLALDKPEQGLPYLEKAVSLEPDNADYVFWTGVGYWATLDFEREEAAYKQTLRLNPEHISANLYLGHGYVDRGEWTKALAQYDKVVALDKYNPEALYNRAVALDGLGRTSEEIAAWKKFLEYYPDGSLAMEATVQLNLQGNFLYRNFIIGKRNVTLKSMTFKPGTTSLDVDSRASLNVLSAMMLANEQLSLHIVSFQQGDAERAKVNAKAVRDAILRGHSDIDSSRLLLSWFGTAESIDYGKKTFTLERSVKFVTEVQ, from the coding sequence GTGAAAGGTTCTATAGCTTTATTATTGGTTTTGATTGTGTTGGGCATGGCGGGGTGTGCCAAAGTCGTTGGCCCGTACTATCTTGAACAGGAAAAGTATGCAGATGGGATTGAAATTCTTGGAGAGCATCTTCAAGAAAATCCAGATGACGCATCTTCAGCCTACTATGTCGGGCGATATTATTTGGCATTAGATAAGCCTGAGCAAGGTCTTCCTTATTTAGAAAAGGCCGTGTCTTTGGAGCCGGACAACGCTGACTACGTTTTTTGGACCGGTGTAGGCTACTGGGCAACACTTGATTTTGAACGGGAAGAGGCCGCGTACAAACAGACTCTGCGCCTTAACCCGGAACATATTTCGGCAAATCTCTACCTTGGTCACGGATATGTTGATCGGGGAGAGTGGACCAAGGCTTTGGCCCAGTACGACAAGGTTGTTGCACTGGATAAATATAATCCCGAGGCCCTGTATAATCGGGCTGTTGCTCTGGACGGACTGGGACGGACCTCGGAGGAAATTGCGGCTTGGAAGAAGTTTCTTGAGTATTACCCTGATGGGAGCCTGGCCATGGAGGCTACGGTGCAACTCAATCTGCAAGGAAACTTCCTCTATCGTAATTTTATCATTGGAAAACGCAATGTTACGCTTAAGAGCATGACGTTCAAACCGGGAACAACTTCTTTGGATGTCGATAGTCGGGCTTCGTTGAACGTGTTGAGCGCGATGATGCTTGCCAATGAACAGCTGTCATTGCACATCGTCTCCTTTCAACAAGGTGATGCGGAACGGGCCAAGGTTAATGCCAAGGCCGTTCGAGATGCCATTTTACGAGGACATTCAGATATTGATTCTTCAAGGCTGCTTTTGAGTTGGTTTGGGACCGCCGAGTCGATTGATTACGGTAAAAAGACCTTTACGCTTGAACGCTCGGTGAAATTTGTTACTGAAGTTCAATAA
- a CDS encoding glycogen-binding domain-containing protein gives MTDEQKKILMEDAIIESIRRAPETAVPEGFSERVMEGLSPKTPSVWTRIYLWLVRPQVMTIRPFQVIPVVTLAVALLAFAFIQMNPAPGTDGLELSTVKFVMYDGGMSAQNVSVVGSFNGWKSDSSVMWYSVEAGAWVLEAELPPGDHEYLFLVNGKNLVPDPLAPLTRDDGFGNRNSIMFVVQNNEQAL, from the coding sequence ATGACTGATGAACAAAAGAAAATACTGATGGAAGATGCTATTATTGAAAGTATTCGGCGTGCACCGGAAACGGCTGTGCCTGAAGGATTTTCAGAGCGTGTCATGGAAGGGCTTTCCCCGAAGACCCCTTCTGTTTGGACTCGAATATATTTATGGTTGGTTCGACCGCAGGTCATGACGATTCGTCCGTTTCAGGTGATCCCTGTGGTCACATTGGCCGTTGCATTGTTGGCCTTTGCTTTTATTCAGATGAATCCGGCACCGGGTACGGACGGTCTTGAATTGTCGACAGTTAAATTTGTCATGTATGACGGGGGAATGTCCGCTCAGAATGTTTCGGTAGTTGGGTCCTTCAATGGATGGAAATCAGACAGTTCTGTCATGTGGTATAGCGTTGAAGCTGGAGCATGGGTGCTTGAGGCGGAGTTGCCGCCTGGCGATCATGAATATCTTTTTTTGGTGAATGGAAAGAACCTTGTGCCAGACCCATTGGCGCCGTTGACGCGTGATGATGGCTTTGGAAACAGAAATTCCATTATGTTTGTGGTGCAGAATAATGAACAAGCTTTATAA
- a CDS encoding sigma-70 family RNA polymerase sigma factor, giving the protein MKDIREAEIVREVLLGDTQAFGLLVREYQGPVYNLMLRMVGDADMAADLAQEAFTRAYEKLGTFNVRKRFFPWLYSVSLNVARDWLRKRGRDMHVFVDDAAVMVRNEDLIDEQQAIHARLDGAKAFILVQKLDVKYREALILRYKYDFSVREIAETLEISVSGAKMRLSRGLDMVRHQFNEDSND; this is encoded by the coding sequence ATGAAAGACATACGCGAAGCGGAAATAGTACGTGAAGTGCTTTTGGGGGACACCCAAGCATTTGGGCTTCTGGTGCGAGAGTACCAAGGGCCGGTGTATAATCTCATGCTGCGCATGGTGGGCGATGCCGATATGGCAGCTGATCTTGCCCAAGAAGCCTTTACTCGTGCCTATGAGAAACTCGGAACCTTTAATGTAAGGAAACGTTTTTTCCCTTGGTTGTATTCAGTTTCTTTGAACGTGGCTCGGGATTGGCTTCGGAAAAGAGGCCGTGACATGCATGTCTTTGTCGATGATGCCGCCGTTATGGTCAGAAATGAAGATTTGATTGACGAACAACAGGCTATACACGCCCGACTGGATGGGGCCAAAGCCTTCATTCTCGTGCAGAAGCTCGATGTGAAATATCGTGAAGCTTTGATTCTCAGATATAAATATGATTTTTCTGTACGTGAAATAGCAGAAACGTTGGAGATTTCGGTCAGTGGGGCGAAAATGCGTCTCAGCAGAGGGTTGGACATGGTCCGACACCAATTCAACGAGGATTCAAATGACTGA
- a CDS encoding nitroreductase has protein sequence MNIHENPVLDAIFSRRSIRKYTEEPVSRQDITTILEAGQWAPSGLNNQPWRFLVITRGDPRHSKLAECTKYAHIVRASAASICVVLEKEAMYSEMKDHQGAGACIQNMMLAAHALGVGTVWLGQIVNDQAASLGALEVNPETYELQAVIALGHPDQKGSSKRKDLSELMLEAF, from the coding sequence ATGAACATACATGAGAATCCGGTCCTTGATGCCATATTTTCTCGCCGGTCCATTCGTAAATACACGGAAGAACCTGTTTCACGGCAAGACATCACGACTATCCTCGAAGCCGGTCAGTGGGCTCCCAGCGGACTGAATAATCAGCCTTGGCGTTTCTTGGTCATCACCCGCGGAGATCCACGTCATTCCAAACTGGCCGAATGCACCAAATATGCGCATATAGTCCGCGCTTCTGCAGCAAGTATCTGCGTCGTGCTTGAAAAAGAAGCCATGTATAGTGAAATGAAAGACCATCAAGGAGCAGGAGCATGCATCCAGAATATGATGCTGGCCGCTCATGCACTCGGTGTAGGCACGGTCTGGCTTGGTCAGATCGTCAACGATCAGGCGGCCTCTCTCGGCGCTCTTGAAGTCAATCCCGAAACATACGAACTCCAGGCAGTCATCGCCCTCGGTCATCCCGATCAAAAGGGAAGCTCTAAGCGCAAAGACTTGTCTGAACTCATGCTGGAGGCATTTTAA
- a CDS encoding MBL fold metallo-hydrolase, producing the protein MTIKTFNLGPLQTNCYVLSNENEAVVIDPGGNPDEVVEYLKTNNLTVTHILNTHLHFDHTAGNRKLSEITGAPILCSEKDADLLDTWLGRGGENGLPLLDSYEWRNVEPGETQFAGFDCTIFHTPGHSTGSLTFYFPEARAAFVGDLIFYRSIGRTDFPGGDLDELKRSVIDHIFTLPPDTKLLSGHGPETTVSDEQNHNSFFSEF; encoded by the coding sequence ATGACCATAAAGACATTCAATCTTGGCCCGCTTCAAACCAATTGTTACGTTCTGTCGAACGAAAATGAAGCCGTGGTTATCGACCCGGGCGGCAACCCCGACGAAGTCGTGGAATACCTCAAGACCAACAACCTCACCGTGACACATATATTGAATACCCATCTGCATTTCGACCACACTGCTGGAAACAGAAAGCTGTCAGAAATTACAGGTGCCCCGATACTGTGCAGTGAAAAAGACGCCGATCTGCTGGACACATGGCTTGGTCGAGGCGGCGAAAACGGACTGCCGCTTCTGGACTCCTACGAATGGCGGAACGTGGAACCGGGAGAGACACAGTTTGCGGGTTTCGATTGCACGATTTTCCACACTCCGGGTCATTCCACTGGCAGCCTGACCTTCTATTTCCCCGAGGCCAGAGCAGCCTTTGTGGGCGACTTGATTTTCTATCGCTCCATCGGACGCACAGACTTTCCAGGCGGGGATTTGGACGAGCTCAAGCGGTCCGTAATCGACCACATCTTCACGCTGCCCCCCGACACGAAACTGTTGTCCGGCCACGGCCCGGAGACCACTGTTTCCGACGAACAAAACCACAACTCATTTTTCTCGGAGTTCTAA
- a CDS encoding flavodoxin family protein, with amino-acid sequence MNKSVIYACSHRQGGNSDRTATLLAQGVAEAGGEADILYIRNHSVTACLACDYCAKAEFKQGKARCTLGQQDEAYDLFAPLLTARTVFFTSPIYFYHLPSLFKTWIDRSQQFWAAKNNVEPWIADLPKRTAHVVLHAGRPTGKKLFEGAQVTLKYFLHNFNFTLAEPLIFRGIDEQNDMKEHPDFEQQIIQLGRTAWTTAR; translated from the coding sequence ATGAACAAAAGCGTGATCTATGCATGCAGCCACAGACAAGGCGGCAACTCGGACCGGACGGCCACCCTGCTTGCTCAGGGCGTGGCCGAAGCCGGTGGGGAAGCTGATATTCTCTACATTCGCAACCACTCTGTCACGGCCTGCCTCGCTTGCGATTATTGCGCAAAAGCAGAATTCAAGCAGGGAAAGGCGCGATGTACCCTTGGCCAACAGGACGAAGCATATGATTTGTTCGCGCCGCTGCTCACGGCCCGAACCGTATTCTTCACCTCACCAATCTATTTTTATCATCTCCCGTCCCTGTTCAAGACATGGATCGACCGAAGTCAACAATTCTGGGCGGCCAAAAATAATGTCGAACCATGGATTGCAGATCTTCCAAAACGCACGGCTCACGTCGTACTCCACGCAGGAAGACCTACCGGGAAAAAACTGTTTGAGGGGGCACAAGTCACGCTCAAATACTTCCTGCACAACTTCAATTTTACATTGGCTGAACCACTAATATTCAGAGGTATCGACGAGCAAAATGATATGAAGGAACACCCGGATTTCGAACAGCAGATTATCCAGCTCGGTCGGACGGCATGGACTACTGCCCGATAG
- a CDS encoding ComF family protein: MDYCPIVMPEWFRSLVHKAGLTAKRCPVCGVLMNGPDLMCESCKEVIPIRTGGYCPTCGAMFGLTDAPPTQCPECRRNPPPWDALYFHGRYAKSLRELIISYKFSNNFGKNHVLSALACATFKAQNKRMPDIIIPVPLHTRRLLWRGFNQSLEIAKALGKAFEKPVLKNGLVRIRNTPPQTQFGHKERQQNIKNAFAAQQKHIAGQTVLLVDDVYTTGATLRECTKTVKRSGALGVDILVLARTQQEPC, from the coding sequence ATGGACTACTGCCCGATAGTCATGCCCGAATGGTTCCGTTCTCTGGTTCACAAGGCAGGATTGACTGCCAAACGCTGTCCGGTCTGCGGCGTACTCATGAACGGTCCTGACCTGATGTGTGAATCATGTAAAGAAGTTATTCCAATTCGTACCGGCGGGTATTGTCCCACATGCGGGGCCATGTTCGGGCTGACAGACGCACCGCCTACCCAATGCCCCGAGTGTCGTCGCAACCCACCGCCATGGGATGCACTCTATTTTCATGGCCGGTATGCGAAATCGTTACGCGAACTCATTATTTCGTATAAATTTTCCAACAACTTCGGGAAAAACCATGTCCTTTCTGCGCTCGCCTGCGCTACATTCAAAGCCCAAAATAAACGGATGCCAGACATCATTATTCCGGTGCCGCTGCACACCCGCAGACTGCTCTGGCGCGGCTTCAATCAAAGTCTGGAAATAGCAAAAGCATTAGGTAAAGCATTTGAAAAACCGGTGCTGAAGAATGGACTTGTTCGCATTCGAAACACTCCACCCCAAACGCAATTCGGACACAAAGAACGACAGCAAAACATCAAAAATGCATTCGCGGCTCAACAAAAACATATCGCAGGGCAAACCGTATTGCTCGTCGACGATGTATATACTACGGGCGCAACTTTGCGTGAATGCACCAAAACAGTAAAACGATCCGGTGCGTTAGGTGTTGACATATTGGTTCTGGCCCGGACACAGCAGGAACCATGCTGA
- the rplU gene encoding 50S ribosomal protein L21, with amino-acid sequence MFAIIETGGKQYRVEEGLEFNVDLLKADAGNSLSIDSVLLFDKDGDTKIGEPYVKGAKVECEVLGHIRGEKVVVFHKLSKKDARKTQGHRQDYTQLKVKSINA; translated from the coding sequence ATGTTTGCTATCATCGAGACCGGCGGAAAACAGTACCGCGTTGAAGAAGGTCTTGAATTTAATGTAGATTTACTCAAGGCCGATGCTGGCAATAGCCTGAGCATCGATTCCGTTCTCCTGTTTGACAAGGACGGCGACACAAAGATTGGCGAACCCTACGTGAAGGGTGCAAAAGTCGAGTGCGAAGTCTTGGGCCACATCCGCGGTGAAAAAGTCGTAGTCTTCCACAAGCTGTCTAAAAAAGACGCTCGCAAGACTCAGGGCCACCGTCAGGATTACACTCAACTGAAAGTCAAATCCATCAACGCCTAA
- the rpmA gene encoding 50S ribosomal protein L27, whose product MAHKKAGGSSRNGRDSAGQRRGVKRFGGQEVLAGNILVRQLGTKFHPGEGVGMGKDYTLFALVDGLVKFEKYTRKKVVKTRVHVLPAEA is encoded by the coding sequence ATGGCTCATAAAAAAGCTGGTGGTAGTTCCAGAAACGGTCGCGATAGCGCCGGACAAAGACGTGGTGTGAAGCGTTTTGGTGGTCAGGAAGTTCTGGCTGGCAACATCCTCGTTCGTCAGCTCGGCACCAAATTTCACCCTGGCGAAGGCGTTGGCATGGGCAAGGATTACACCTTGTTCGCTCTGGTCGACGGTCTCGTCAAGTTCGAGAAGTACACACGCAAAAAGGTCGTCAAGACCCGTGTGCATGTACTGCCCGCCGAGGCCTAG